The DNA window TTCTCGAGCAGCTAGACATCGCTTTCTTCCGGAGGAAATACGGGAGCGAGCGAAACCGTCAAATCCGGCTGCCAAAAAGAAACCAACTCATCGCTTGGTCCGAAAACCGCTCGCTGCTCGAATCGTCCATCCCGCCAGCTGAGCACTTCGATCGTTCGATTACTGGGGTCTACCATCCAATATTCACGCACACCATATCGTTCGTACAAATAGTATTTCTGATTCCGGTCACGCAGAGCGGTGCTTGGTGACAGCACTTCCACAACGAGATCGGGCGCCCCTTTCATTCGCCGATTCCCGATTTGCTC is part of the Geobacillus sp. 46C-IIa genome and encodes:
- a CDS encoding Uma2 family endonuclease, which translates into the protein MQKEKPFYTYRDIEHWEGNWELLDGVPYLLASPSFEHQYVVGQLHLALASYFQMRGCHVILAPFDVQLDPEEQEQTAKTVVQPDLSVICRVEQIGNRRMKGAPDLVVEVLSPSTALRDRNQKYYLYERYGVREYWMVDPSNRTIEVLSWRDGRFEQRAVFGPSDELVSFWQPDLTVSLAPVFPPEESDV